One genomic window of Anaerolineae bacterium includes the following:
- a CDS encoding Type II/IV secretion system protein TadC, associated with Flp pilus assembly, whose product MELILVGVVVFILVGALILVVVGLRDANREDPLQKRLEEFAARGETATLEEIELSQPFSERVLVPIARRLGDFVTRFTPQNALQTTAHRLELAGNPRGLDPTIFWASRFIVAFLFGGLFIFLFTVGLKDWSWIRKFVVIAFFMIIGFYIPDLLLTSRINRRQKEIRKAMPDALDLLTICVEAGLGFDGAMAKVTEKWDNELSLAFARALKEMQLGKLRREALRDMADRIGIPEMTSFVAAVIQSEQLGVSMAKVLRIQSDQMRVRRRQRAEEEAHKAPIKMLIPLALLIFPSICIVLMTPAFIMLMQSALKGVLFGN is encoded by the coding sequence ATGGAACTGATCCTGGTCGGTGTAGTTGTTTTTATTCTGGTTGGAGCATTGATCTTAGTCGTGGTTGGCTTGCGCGATGCAAATCGAGAAGATCCGCTGCAGAAAAGATTAGAGGAATTTGCCGCCCGAGGTGAAACAGCCACCTTAGAGGAAATAGAGTTATCTCAACCTTTTTCTGAGAGAGTCTTGGTGCCAATTGCACGGCGGTTGGGTGACTTTGTCACTCGTTTTACCCCTCAAAACGCCTTACAAACCACAGCTCATCGATTAGAATTAGCCGGCAATCCCAGAGGGTTAGATCCAACTATTTTCTGGGCCTCTCGATTTATTGTGGCATTTCTATTTGGTGGTTTATTTATCTTCCTTTTTACAGTCGGGTTGAAAGACTGGAGTTGGATTAGAAAATTTGTTGTCATTGCCTTCTTTATGATTATTGGGTTTTACATTCCTGACCTTTTACTTACCAGTAGAATTAATCGCCGCCAAAAGGAAATTCGTAAAGCAATGCCCGATGCATTGGATTTGTTGACGATATGCGTCGAAGCTGGCCTTGGATTTGACGGCGCTATGGCAAAAGTCACCGAAAAATGGGATAACGAGTTGAGTCTGGCATTTGCTCGAGCTTTGAAAGAGATGCAGTTGGGGAAGTTGCGCCGAGAAGCACTAAGAGATATGGCAGACCGGATCGGTATTCCCGAAATGACCAGTTTTGTCGCGGCGGTTATCCAAAGTGAGCAACTGGGGGTCAGTATGGCAAAGGTGTTACGCATTCAATCTGACCAGATGCGGGTGCGTCGTCGCCAACGCGCAGAAGAAGAAGCCCATAAAGCGCCAATTAAAATGTTGATTCCTTTGGCTTTGTTGATTTTCCCTTCGATTTGTATTGTCTTGATGACTCCAGCCTTTATCATGCTTATGCAGTCTGCGTTAAAGGGTGTCCTGTTTGGAAATTAG
- a CDS encoding Ribosomal subunit interface protein — MTVPVEVVSRNMEVSERLQNYIDKKIAKLDRYLPGIEEARVDVTYAKSARNAADRQIAQITVRGKGFILRSEERADDIFAALDTALDKIQRRIERYKGKHYRGRGDGRSAAEVVESKVEEEPLSQPVIAKRKKFAITPMDEMEAIEQMNLLGHDNFFVFFNTNTGGINVLYKRRDGTYGIIEPEIR, encoded by the coding sequence ATGACCGTGCCAGTTGAAGTTGTGAGTCGGAATATGGAGGTGAGCGAAAGGTTGCAGAATTATATCGACAAGAAGATTGCGAAGCTGGATCGTTACCTGCCTGGCATCGAGGAGGCGCGGGTCGATGTCACATACGCCAAGTCAGCGCGAAACGCAGCCGATCGTCAGATTGCTCAGATTACGGTGCGGGGGAAGGGGTTTATTCTGCGCTCGGAGGAACGCGCGGATGATATTTTTGCAGCGCTGGACACAGCTTTGGATAAAATCCAACGACGCATTGAACGATATAAAGGCAAACATTATCGCGGCAGAGGAGATGGGAGGAGCGCTGCTGAGGTTGTAGAATCAAAAGTGGAGGAAGAACCTCTCAGCCAGCCGGTTATTGCAAAAAGAAAGAAATTTGCGATTACCCCTATGGACGAAATGGAAGCCATCGAGCAAATGAATTTACTTGGACATGACAATTTCTTCGTGTTTTTCAATACGAACACTGGCGGTATCAATGTGCTTTATAAACGGCGCGATGGAACGTATGGTATCATTGAGCCAGAGATCCGTTGA
- a CDS encoding GTP cyclohydrolase I — protein MEIDREALYRIAETYLDTQIDQPEIEEAVRMILGAIGENPDREGLLKTPERVARMYEELLSGYRVDPVALVNGAVFDVAYDEMVLVRDIEFYSLCEHHLLPFIGRAHVAYLPRGRIIGLSKIPRIVDMFAHRLQVQERMTRQIADFLDTLLNPIGVAVVVEGLHLCATMRGVKKHGARMTTSSMLGYFRKNIATRQEFLDNISRGSAPLF, from the coding sequence ATGGAGATAGATCGGGAAGCTCTATATCGCATTGCAGAAACTTATCTTGATACTCAAATTGACCAACCGGAAATCGAAGAAGCTGTGCGGATGATTCTGGGAGCTATTGGTGAGAACCCTGATCGAGAGGGATTGCTCAAGACACCGGAAAGGGTTGCTCGGATGTATGAAGAATTGCTTTCAGGATACCGAGTTGACCCCGTTGCCCTGGTGAATGGAGCTGTTTTTGATGTTGCTTACGATGAAATGGTTTTAGTGAGAGATATCGAATTCTATAGTTTATGCGAACATCACCTTTTGCCCTTTATCGGTCGTGCTCATGTGGCTTATTTACCCAGGGGCAGAATAATCGGCTTATCCAAGATCCCACGCATTGTGGATATGTTTGCCCATCGTTTGCAGGTACAGGAGCGAATGACGCGACAGATTGCCGATTTTCTGGATACCTTATTAAACCCAATTGGGGTTGCTGTTGTGGTGGAAGGATTACATCTCTGTGCCACGATGCGAGGTGTGAAGAAACATGGCGCGAGAATGACAACTTCTTCTATGTTAGGGTATTTCAGAAAAAATATTGCCACGCGGCAGGAGTTTTTAGACAATATTTCACGAGGCTCTGCTCCATTATTCTAG
- a CDS encoding thiol:disulfide interchange protein translates to MEATSLSSSQPYPEAIDETAKATSSEAVSTASPTPVDLAMRATNPDQFVLASGGYQLVEFFAFWCPTCRSMAPVLKKLENQFAGKVQFIYLDIDDPKTNPYKQSLGYLYQPHFFLIDGQGNIIKQWVGYVEEEELTAVLGSLQ, encoded by the coding sequence GTGGAAGCAACTTCTCTGTCCAGTTCTCAACCTTATCCAGAAGCTATTGATGAAACTGCAAAAGCGACATCTTCCGAAGCTGTTTCAACAGCCTCACCAACCCCTGTCGATCTGGCTATGAGGGCAACGAATCCAGATCAATTTGTCCTTGCTTCGGGAGGTTATCAATTGGTGGAGTTTTTTGCGTTCTGGTGTCCGACTTGTAGAAGTATGGCGCCTGTGTTAAAAAAATTGGAAAATCAATTTGCTGGCAAAGTCCAATTTATCTACCTGGATATTGATGATCCCAAAACCAATCCCTATAAACAGAGCCTGGGGTATCTGTACCAGCCTCATTTCTTCTTGATCGATGGTCAAGGAAATATCATCAAGCAGTGGGTTGGATATGTTGAGGAAGAAGAATTAACAGCGGTGTTGGGGTCATTACAATAA
- a CDS encoding Copper chaperone codes for MPSVTYKIPNISCHHCVHTIQSELGELEGIKQVIADVETKTAHIEFDSPATEEVIKRVLAEINYPAEE; via the coding sequence ATGCCAAGCGTAACTTATAAAATCCCAAATATTTCCTGTCATCATTGTGTGCACACGATTCAATCTGAATTAGGCGAATTGGAAGGTATTAAACAAGTAATTGCTGACGTCGAGACCAAAACGGCGCATATAGAGTTCGATTCACCGGCTACCGAAGAGGTCATCAAAAGAGTTTTGGCGGAGATTAATTATCCTGCTGAAGAATAA